In Rutidosis leptorrhynchoides isolate AG116_Rl617_1_P2 chromosome 2, CSIRO_AGI_Rlap_v1, whole genome shotgun sequence, one genomic interval encodes:
- the LOC139889029 gene encoding uncharacterized protein: MAHYIPKNYDVQTAPIRRRLFKGFKDSQNVLISDVEKMLLKSDHSRISDDDVVRLAIILIVERGFMGKQGIHVVNKKFLWLVEELSRVNQYPWGSRIWEPTYEAVSEGFVIRESQLESGKAYTLAGFMWAFKIWILESYRRTIKPFAKKTDKNGVPRALFWKRSSAESFGMSEYLKLLHIQDECPKKKRPFRGLQPTETEQSCQWWIQSDVYFRGGKVPEDEIEVEVQDDEVDTDDPVVDGSEQTHHKHSTGDVHTEGLHDVHNLHRMLELLTKRVDKQEKDLIDCKKLVMQHEELLSQQQQQYQDDDMCFNRSLSDNETERPSPMHIRRGIRERKPTGVLRSPFTTPGYRKPIEKLSKDVIEKVESMNAVKLGTEEDQGQQQINEDVVPMDTDAAAEVSVDKQPVKVSKRKRKEQDWATEEEIWGMINRFINDQGTLQPPPPNAWRDGRKHAGPAKDPKTMIESKQETRCMFIFQNEQFIFINQDFWLRLLALGHSGYLDNLKEVGTQEESTTDGERIIGQNPPDYMYLIGLGDGSVDLYPSWADCD, encoded by the exons atggcacattacatcccgAAGAATTATGACGTCCAGACCGCACCTATTAGACGACGtttatttaagggttttaaagattcTCAAAATGTTTTGATTAGTGATGTTGAAAAGATGCTTTTAAAATCTGATCACAGCCGTATTAGTGACGATGATGTGGTGCGATTAGCAATTATCTTGATTGTAGAGAGAGGTTTTATGGGTAAACAAGGGATCCATGTTGTGAATAAAAAGTTTTTATGGCTAGTCGAAGAGTTATCGCGTGTTAATcagtacccatgggggtctcgtatttgggaGCCAACTTACGAAGCGGTTAGTGAAGGTTTTGTTATTCgtgaaagccaattagagagtggaAAGGCGTACACTTTGGCGGGATTTATGTGGGCTTTCAAG atttggattctcgagtcttaccgtcgtaccattaaacCGTTTGCAAAAAAGACtgacaagaatggagtaccgagggctcttttttggaagcgttcatctgcCGAGTCATTTGGAATGTCTGAATACCTTAAACTCCTACATATTCAG GATGAGTGTCCCAAGAAAAAGAGACCTTTTCGTGGTCTGCAGCCAACTGAAACAGAGCAGAGTTGTCAATGGTGGATTCAGAGTGACGTGTACTTTAGAGGAGGAAAGGTACCAGAAGATGAGATCGAGGTTGAGGTCCAGGATGATGAAGTTGATACAGATGATCCAGTTGTTGATGGGTCTGAGCAGACACACCACAAGCATTCAACAGGAGATGTTCATACAGAGGGCCTTCACGATGTACACAATTTACATCGTATGTTAGAGTTGTTGACAAAGCGGGTGGACAAACAAGAGAAAGACTTAATTGATTGCAAAAAACTTGTTATGCAACACGAAGAACTtttatcgcaacaacaacaacaatatcag GATGATGATATGTGTTTCAATCGATCTTTGTCTGATAATGAGACTGAAAGGCCGTCTCCAATGCACATTCGACGTGGAATCAGAGAAAGAAAGCCAACTGGTGTATTAAGGTCCCCATTCACAACACCTGGGTACAGAAAACCCATTGAGAAG TTGTCAAAAGATGTGATTGAGAAAGTGGAAAGCATGAATGCTGTAAAGTTAGGGACTGAAGAAGATCAAGGTCAACAACAAATTAATGAGGATGTGGTACCCATGGACACAGATGCAGCAGCAGAG GTTAGTGTTGATAAGCAGCCTGTTAAAGTGAGTAAGAGAAAAAGAAAGGAACAAGACTGGGCTACTGAGGAAGAAATTTGGGGGATGATTAACAGGTTTATAAATGATCAAGGAACTCTCCAACCACCACCACCTAATGCCTGGAGAGATGGTAGAAAGCATGCAGGTCCAGCAAAAGATCCAAAGACAATGATTGAGAGCAAGCAAGAGACGCGTTGCATGTTCATCTTTCAAAATGAgcaattcatttttataaatcaaGACTTTTGGCTTCGATTACTGGCATTAGGGCATTCTGGTTATTTGGATAACTTG AAGGAGGTGGGCACACAGGAGGAATCTACAACAGATGGAGAGAGAATTATTGGCCAAAATCCTCCAGATTACATGTACTTAATTGGACTTGGAGACGGCAGTGTTGACCTATATCCATCTTGGGCTGACTGTGATTAG